A single Nomascus leucogenys isolate Asia chromosome 14, Asia_NLE_v1, whole genome shotgun sequence DNA region contains:
- the GGCX gene encoding vitamin K-dependent gamma-carboxylase isoform X3 produces the protein MAVSARSARTSPSSGFLMVLDIPQERGLSSLDRKYLDGLDVCRFPLLDALRPLPLDWMYLVYSIMFLGALGMMLGLCYRISCVLFLLPYWYVFLLDKTSWNNHSYLYGLLAFQLTFMDANHYWSVDGLLNARRRNAHVPLWNYAVLRGQIFIVYFIAGVKKLDADWVEGYSMEYLSRHWLFSPFKLLLSEELTSLLVVHWGGLLLDLSAGFLLFFDASRSIGLFFVSYFHCMNSQLFSIGMFSYVMLASSPLFCSPEWPRKLVSYCPQRLQELLPLKVAPQPSVSCVYKRSRGKSGQKPGLRHQLGAAFTLLYLLEQLFLPYSHFLTQGYNNWTNGLYGYSWDMMVHSRSHQHVKITYRDGRTGELGYLNPGVFTQSRRWKDHADMLKQYATCLSRLLPKYNVTEPQIYFDIWVSINDRFQQRIFDPRVDIVQAAWSPFQRTSWVQPLLMDLSPWRAKLQEIKSSLDNHTEVVFIADFPGLHLENFVSEDLGNTSIQLLQGEVTVELVAEQKNQTLREGEKMQLPAGEYHKVYTTSPSPSCYMYIYVNTTELALEQDLAYLQELKEKVENGSETGPLPPELQPLLEGEVKGGPEPTPLVQTFLRRQQRLQEIERRRNTPFHERFFRFLLRKLYVFRRSFLMTCISLRNLILGRPSLEQLAQEVTYANLRPFEPVGELSPSNMDSSHPNPPESNPDPVHSEF, from the exons ATGGCGGTGTCTGCCCGGTCCGCGCGGACCTCACCCAGCTCAG GGTTCTTGATGGTGCTAGACATTCCCCAGGAGCGGGGGCTCAGCTCCCTGGACCGAAAATACCTTGATGGGCTGGATGTGTGCCGCTTCCCCTTGCTGGATGCCCTACGCCCACTGCCACTTGACTGGATGTATCTTGTCTACAGCATCATGTTTCTGG GGGCACTGGGCATGATGCTGGGCCTGTGCTACCGGATAAGCTGTGTGTTATTCCTGCTGCCATACTGGTATGTGTTTCTCCTGGACAAGACATCATGGAACAACCACTCCTATCTGTATGGGTTGTTGGCCTTTCAGCTGACATTCATGGATGCAAACCACTACTG GTCTGTGGACGGTCTGCTGAATGCGCGTAGGAGGAATGCCCACGTGCCCCTTTGGAACTATGCAGTGCTGCGTGGCCAG atctTCATTGTGTACTTCATTGCGGGTGTGAAAAAGCTGGATGCAGACTGGGTTGAAGGCTATTCCATGGAATATTTGTCCCGGCACTGGCTCTTCAGTCCCTTCAA ACTGCTGTTGTCTGAGGAGCTGACTAGCCTGCTGGTCGTGCACTGGGGTGGGCTGCTGCTTGACCTCTCAGCTggtttcctgctcttttttgatgCCTCAAGATCCATTGGCCTCTTCTTTGTGTCCTACTTCCACTGCATGAATTCCCAGCTTTTCAGCATTG GTATGTTCTCCTACGTCATGCTGGCCAGCAGCCCTCTCTTCTGCTCCCCTGAGTGGCCTCGGAAGCTGGTGTCCTACTGCCCCCAAAGGTTGCAAGAACTGCTGCCCCTCAAGGTAGCCCCTCAGCCCAGTGTTTCCTGTGTGTATAAGAGGAGCCGGGGCAAAAGTGGCCAGAAGCCAGGGCTGCGCCATCAGCTGGGAGCTGCCTTCACCCTGCTCTACCTCTTGGAGCAGCTATTCCTGCCCTATTCTCATTTTCTCACCCAG GGCTATAACAACTGGACAAATGGGCTGTATGGCTATTCCTGGGACATGATGGTACACTCCCGCTCCCACCAGCACGTGAAGATCACCTACCGTGATGGCCGCACTGGCGAACTGGGCTACCTTAACCCTGGG GTATTTACACAGAGTCGGCGATGGAAGGATCATGCAGACATGCTGAAGCAATATGCCACTTGCCTGAGCCGCCTGCTTCCCAAGTATAATGTCACTGAGCCCCAGATCTACTTTGATATTTGGGTCTCCATCAATGACCGCTTCCAGCAGAG GATTTTTGACCCTCGTGTGGACATCGTGCAGGCCGCTTGGTCCCCCTTTCAGCGCACATCCTGGGTGCAGCCACTCTTGATGGACCTGTCTCCCTGGAGGGCCAAGTTACAGGAAatcaagagcagcctggacaaccaCACTGAGGTGGTCTTCATTGCAGATTTCCCTG GACTGCACTTGGAGAATTTTGTGAGTGAAGACCTGGGCAACACTAGCATCCAGCTGCTGCAGGGGGAAGTGACTGTGGAGCTTGTGGCAGAACAGAAGAACCAGACTCTTCGAGAGGGAGAAAAAATGCAG TTGCCTGCTGGTGAGTACCATAAGGTGTATACAACATCACCTAGCCCTTCTTGCTACATGTACATCTATGTCAACACTACAGAGCTTGCACTGGAGCAAGACCTGGCATATCTTCAAGAATTAAAGGAAAAGGTGGAGAATGGAAGTG AAACAGGGCCTCTACCCCCAGAGCTGCAGCCTCTGTTGGAAGGGGAAGTAAAAGGGGGCCCTGAGCCAACACCTCTGGTTCAGACCTTTCTTAGACGCCAACAAAGGCTTCAGGAGATTGAACGCCGGCGAAATACTCCTTTCCATGAGCGATTCTTCCGCTTCTTGTTGCGAAAGCTCTATGTCTTTCGCCGCAG cTTCCTGATGACTTGTATCTCACTTCGAAATCTGATATTAGGCCGCCCTTCCCTGGAGCAGCTGGCCCAGGAGGTGACTTACGCAAACTTGAGACCCTTTGAGCCAGTTGGAGAACTGAGTCCCTCAAACATGGATTCTTCACATCCTAATCCTCCTGAGTCAAATCCTGATCCTGTCCACTCAGAGTTCTGA
- the GGCX gene encoding vitamin K-dependent gamma-carboxylase isoform X2, translating into MAVSARSARTSPSSDKVQKDKAELISGPRQDSRMGKLLGFEWTDLSSWRRLVTLLNRPTDPASLAVFRFLFGFLMVLDIPQERGLSSLDRKYLDGLDVCRFPLLDALRPLPLDWMYLVYSIMFLGALGMMLGLCYRISCVLFLLPYWYVFLLDKTSWNNHSYLYGLLAFQLTFMDANHYWSVDGLLNARRRNAHVPLWNYAVLRGQIFIVYFIAGVKKLDADWVEGYSMEYLSRHWLFSPFKLLLSEELTSLLVVHWGGLLLDLSAGFLLFFDASRSIGLFFVSYFHCMNSQLFSIGMFSYVMLASSPLFCSPEWPRKLVSYCPQRLQELLPLKVAPQPSVSCVYKRSRGKSGQKPGLRHQLGAAFTLLYLLEQLFLPYSHFLTQGYNNWTNGLYGYSWDMMVHSRSHQHVKITYRDGRTGELGYLNPGVFTQSRRWKDHADMLKQYATCLSRLLPKYNVTEPQIYFDIWVSINDRFQQRIFDPRVDIVQAAWSPFQRTSWVQPLLMDLSPWRAKLQEIKSSLDNHTEVVFIADFPGLHLENFVSEDLGNTSIQLLQGEVTVELVAEQKNQTLREGEKMQLPAGEYHKVYTTSPSPSCYMYIYVNTTELALEQDLAYLQELKEKVENGSGPLPPELQPLLEGEVKGGPEPTPLVQTFLRRQQRLQEIERRRNTPFHERFFRFLLRKLYVFRRSFLMTCISLRNLILGRPSLEQLAQEVTYANLRPFEPVGELSPSNMDSSHPNPPESNPDPVHSEF; encoded by the exons ATGGCGGTGTCTGCCCGGTCCGCGCGGACCTCACCCAGCTCAG ATAAAGTACAGAAAGACAAGGCTGAACTGATCTCAGGGCCCAGGCAGGACAGCCGAATGGGGAAACTCTTGGGTTTTGAGTGGACAGATTTGTCCAGCTGGCGGAGGCTGGTGACCCTGTTGAATAGACCAACGGACCCTGCAAGCCTGGCTGTCTTTCGTTTTCTTTTTG GGTTCTTGATGGTGCTAGACATTCCCCAGGAGCGGGGGCTCAGCTCCCTGGACCGAAAATACCTTGATGGGCTGGATGTGTGCCGCTTCCCCTTGCTGGATGCCCTACGCCCACTGCCACTTGACTGGATGTATCTTGTCTACAGCATCATGTTTCTGG GGGCACTGGGCATGATGCTGGGCCTGTGCTACCGGATAAGCTGTGTGTTATTCCTGCTGCCATACTGGTATGTGTTTCTCCTGGACAAGACATCATGGAACAACCACTCCTATCTGTATGGGTTGTTGGCCTTTCAGCTGACATTCATGGATGCAAACCACTACTG GTCTGTGGACGGTCTGCTGAATGCGCGTAGGAGGAATGCCCACGTGCCCCTTTGGAACTATGCAGTGCTGCGTGGCCAG atctTCATTGTGTACTTCATTGCGGGTGTGAAAAAGCTGGATGCAGACTGGGTTGAAGGCTATTCCATGGAATATTTGTCCCGGCACTGGCTCTTCAGTCCCTTCAA ACTGCTGTTGTCTGAGGAGCTGACTAGCCTGCTGGTCGTGCACTGGGGTGGGCTGCTGCTTGACCTCTCAGCTggtttcctgctcttttttgatgCCTCAAGATCCATTGGCCTCTTCTTTGTGTCCTACTTCCACTGCATGAATTCCCAGCTTTTCAGCATTG GTATGTTCTCCTACGTCATGCTGGCCAGCAGCCCTCTCTTCTGCTCCCCTGAGTGGCCTCGGAAGCTGGTGTCCTACTGCCCCCAAAGGTTGCAAGAACTGCTGCCCCTCAAGGTAGCCCCTCAGCCCAGTGTTTCCTGTGTGTATAAGAGGAGCCGGGGCAAAAGTGGCCAGAAGCCAGGGCTGCGCCATCAGCTGGGAGCTGCCTTCACCCTGCTCTACCTCTTGGAGCAGCTATTCCTGCCCTATTCTCATTTTCTCACCCAG GGCTATAACAACTGGACAAATGGGCTGTATGGCTATTCCTGGGACATGATGGTACACTCCCGCTCCCACCAGCACGTGAAGATCACCTACCGTGATGGCCGCACTGGCGAACTGGGCTACCTTAACCCTGGG GTATTTACACAGAGTCGGCGATGGAAGGATCATGCAGACATGCTGAAGCAATATGCCACTTGCCTGAGCCGCCTGCTTCCCAAGTATAATGTCACTGAGCCCCAGATCTACTTTGATATTTGGGTCTCCATCAATGACCGCTTCCAGCAGAG GATTTTTGACCCTCGTGTGGACATCGTGCAGGCCGCTTGGTCCCCCTTTCAGCGCACATCCTGGGTGCAGCCACTCTTGATGGACCTGTCTCCCTGGAGGGCCAAGTTACAGGAAatcaagagcagcctggacaaccaCACTGAGGTGGTCTTCATTGCAGATTTCCCTG GACTGCACTTGGAGAATTTTGTGAGTGAAGACCTGGGCAACACTAGCATCCAGCTGCTGCAGGGGGAAGTGACTGTGGAGCTTGTGGCAGAACAGAAGAACCAGACTCTTCGAGAGGGAGAAAAAATGCAG TTGCCTGCTGGTGAGTACCATAAGGTGTATACAACATCACCTAGCCCTTCTTGCTACATGTACATCTATGTCAACACTACAGAGCTTGCACTGGAGCAAGACCTGGCATATCTTCAAGAATTAAAGGAAAAGGTGGAGAATGGAAGTG GGCCTCTACCCCCAGAGCTGCAGCCTCTGTTGGAAGGGGAAGTAAAAGGGGGCCCTGAGCCAACACCTCTGGTTCAGACCTTTCTTAGACGCCAACAAAGGCTTCAGGAGATTGAACGCCGGCGAAATACTCCTTTCCATGAGCGATTCTTCCGCTTCTTGTTGCGAAAGCTCTATGTCTTTCGCCGCAG cTTCCTGATGACTTGTATCTCACTTCGAAATCTGATATTAGGCCGCCCTTCCCTGGAGCAGCTGGCCCAGGAGGTGACTTACGCAAACTTGAGACCCTTTGAGCCAGTTGGAGAACTGAGTCCCTCAAACATGGATTCTTCACATCCTAATCCTCCTGAGTCAAATCCTGATCCTGTCCACTCAGAGTTCTGA
- the GGCX gene encoding vitamin K-dependent gamma-carboxylase isoform X4, whose amino-acid sequence MMLGLCYRISCVLFLLPYWYVFLLDKTSWNNHSYLYGLLAFQLTFMDANHYWSVDGLLNARRRNAHVPLWNYAVLRGQIFIVYFIAGVKKLDADWVEGYSMEYLSRHWLFSPFKLLLSEELTSLLVVHWGGLLLDLSAGFLLFFDASRSIGLFFVSYFHCMNSQLFSIGMFSYVMLASSPLFCSPEWPRKLVSYCPQRLQELLPLKVAPQPSVSCVYKRSRGKSGQKPGLRHQLGAAFTLLYLLEQLFLPYSHFLTQGYNNWTNGLYGYSWDMMVHSRSHQHVKITYRDGRTGELGYLNPGVFTQSRRWKDHADMLKQYATCLSRLLPKYNVTEPQIYFDIWVSINDRFQQRIFDPRVDIVQAAWSPFQRTSWVQPLLMDLSPWRAKLQEIKSSLDNHTEVVFIADFPGLHLENFVSEDLGNTSIQLLQGEVTVELVAEQKNQTLREGEKMQLPAGEYHKVYTTSPSPSCYMYIYVNTTELALEQDLAYLQELKEKVENGSETGPLPPELQPLLEGEVKGGPEPTPLVQTFLRRQQRLQEIERRRNTPFHERFFRFLLRKLYVFRRSFLMTCISLRNLILGRPSLEQLAQEVTYANLRPFEPVGELSPSNMDSSHPNPPESNPDPVHSEF is encoded by the exons ATGATGCTGGGCCTGTGCTACCGGATAAGCTGTGTGTTATTCCTGCTGCCATACTGGTATGTGTTTCTCCTGGACAAGACATCATGGAACAACCACTCCTATCTGTATGGGTTGTTGGCCTTTCAGCTGACATTCATGGATGCAAACCACTACTG GTCTGTGGACGGTCTGCTGAATGCGCGTAGGAGGAATGCCCACGTGCCCCTTTGGAACTATGCAGTGCTGCGTGGCCAG atctTCATTGTGTACTTCATTGCGGGTGTGAAAAAGCTGGATGCAGACTGGGTTGAAGGCTATTCCATGGAATATTTGTCCCGGCACTGGCTCTTCAGTCCCTTCAA ACTGCTGTTGTCTGAGGAGCTGACTAGCCTGCTGGTCGTGCACTGGGGTGGGCTGCTGCTTGACCTCTCAGCTggtttcctgctcttttttgatgCCTCAAGATCCATTGGCCTCTTCTTTGTGTCCTACTTCCACTGCATGAATTCCCAGCTTTTCAGCATTG GTATGTTCTCCTACGTCATGCTGGCCAGCAGCCCTCTCTTCTGCTCCCCTGAGTGGCCTCGGAAGCTGGTGTCCTACTGCCCCCAAAGGTTGCAAGAACTGCTGCCCCTCAAGGTAGCCCCTCAGCCCAGTGTTTCCTGTGTGTATAAGAGGAGCCGGGGCAAAAGTGGCCAGAAGCCAGGGCTGCGCCATCAGCTGGGAGCTGCCTTCACCCTGCTCTACCTCTTGGAGCAGCTATTCCTGCCCTATTCTCATTTTCTCACCCAG GGCTATAACAACTGGACAAATGGGCTGTATGGCTATTCCTGGGACATGATGGTACACTCCCGCTCCCACCAGCACGTGAAGATCACCTACCGTGATGGCCGCACTGGCGAACTGGGCTACCTTAACCCTGGG GTATTTACACAGAGTCGGCGATGGAAGGATCATGCAGACATGCTGAAGCAATATGCCACTTGCCTGAGCCGCCTGCTTCCCAAGTATAATGTCACTGAGCCCCAGATCTACTTTGATATTTGGGTCTCCATCAATGACCGCTTCCAGCAGAG GATTTTTGACCCTCGTGTGGACATCGTGCAGGCCGCTTGGTCCCCCTTTCAGCGCACATCCTGGGTGCAGCCACTCTTGATGGACCTGTCTCCCTGGAGGGCCAAGTTACAGGAAatcaagagcagcctggacaaccaCACTGAGGTGGTCTTCATTGCAGATTTCCCTG GACTGCACTTGGAGAATTTTGTGAGTGAAGACCTGGGCAACACTAGCATCCAGCTGCTGCAGGGGGAAGTGACTGTGGAGCTTGTGGCAGAACAGAAGAACCAGACTCTTCGAGAGGGAGAAAAAATGCAG TTGCCTGCTGGTGAGTACCATAAGGTGTATACAACATCACCTAGCCCTTCTTGCTACATGTACATCTATGTCAACACTACAGAGCTTGCACTGGAGCAAGACCTGGCATATCTTCAAGAATTAAAGGAAAAGGTGGAGAATGGAAGTG AAACAGGGCCTCTACCCCCAGAGCTGCAGCCTCTGTTGGAAGGGGAAGTAAAAGGGGGCCCTGAGCCAACACCTCTGGTTCAGACCTTTCTTAGACGCCAACAAAGGCTTCAGGAGATTGAACGCCGGCGAAATACTCCTTTCCATGAGCGATTCTTCCGCTTCTTGTTGCGAAAGCTCTATGTCTTTCGCCGCAG cTTCCTGATGACTTGTATCTCACTTCGAAATCTGATATTAGGCCGCCCTTCCCTGGAGCAGCTGGCCCAGGAGGTGACTTACGCAAACTTGAGACCCTTTGAGCCAGTTGGAGAACTGAGTCCCTCAAACATGGATTCTTCACATCCTAATCCTCCTGAGTCAAATCCTGATCCTGTCCACTCAGAGTTCTGA
- the GGCX gene encoding vitamin K-dependent gamma-carboxylase isoform X1: MAVSARSARTSPSSDKVQKDKAELISGPRQDSRMGKLLGFEWTDLSSWRRLVTLLNRPTDPASLAVFRFLFGFLMVLDIPQERGLSSLDRKYLDGLDVCRFPLLDALRPLPLDWMYLVYSIMFLGALGMMLGLCYRISCVLFLLPYWYVFLLDKTSWNNHSYLYGLLAFQLTFMDANHYWSVDGLLNARRRNAHVPLWNYAVLRGQIFIVYFIAGVKKLDADWVEGYSMEYLSRHWLFSPFKLLLSEELTSLLVVHWGGLLLDLSAGFLLFFDASRSIGLFFVSYFHCMNSQLFSIGMFSYVMLASSPLFCSPEWPRKLVSYCPQRLQELLPLKVAPQPSVSCVYKRSRGKSGQKPGLRHQLGAAFTLLYLLEQLFLPYSHFLTQGYNNWTNGLYGYSWDMMVHSRSHQHVKITYRDGRTGELGYLNPGVFTQSRRWKDHADMLKQYATCLSRLLPKYNVTEPQIYFDIWVSINDRFQQRIFDPRVDIVQAAWSPFQRTSWVQPLLMDLSPWRAKLQEIKSSLDNHTEVVFIADFPGLHLENFVSEDLGNTSIQLLQGEVTVELVAEQKNQTLREGEKMQLPAGEYHKVYTTSPSPSCYMYIYVNTTELALEQDLAYLQELKEKVENGSETGPLPPELQPLLEGEVKGGPEPTPLVQTFLRRQQRLQEIERRRNTPFHERFFRFLLRKLYVFRRSFLMTCISLRNLILGRPSLEQLAQEVTYANLRPFEPVGELSPSNMDSSHPNPPESNPDPVHSEF; encoded by the exons ATGGCGGTGTCTGCCCGGTCCGCGCGGACCTCACCCAGCTCAG ATAAAGTACAGAAAGACAAGGCTGAACTGATCTCAGGGCCCAGGCAGGACAGCCGAATGGGGAAACTCTTGGGTTTTGAGTGGACAGATTTGTCCAGCTGGCGGAGGCTGGTGACCCTGTTGAATAGACCAACGGACCCTGCAAGCCTGGCTGTCTTTCGTTTTCTTTTTG GGTTCTTGATGGTGCTAGACATTCCCCAGGAGCGGGGGCTCAGCTCCCTGGACCGAAAATACCTTGATGGGCTGGATGTGTGCCGCTTCCCCTTGCTGGATGCCCTACGCCCACTGCCACTTGACTGGATGTATCTTGTCTACAGCATCATGTTTCTGG GGGCACTGGGCATGATGCTGGGCCTGTGCTACCGGATAAGCTGTGTGTTATTCCTGCTGCCATACTGGTATGTGTTTCTCCTGGACAAGACATCATGGAACAACCACTCCTATCTGTATGGGTTGTTGGCCTTTCAGCTGACATTCATGGATGCAAACCACTACTG GTCTGTGGACGGTCTGCTGAATGCGCGTAGGAGGAATGCCCACGTGCCCCTTTGGAACTATGCAGTGCTGCGTGGCCAG atctTCATTGTGTACTTCATTGCGGGTGTGAAAAAGCTGGATGCAGACTGGGTTGAAGGCTATTCCATGGAATATTTGTCCCGGCACTGGCTCTTCAGTCCCTTCAA ACTGCTGTTGTCTGAGGAGCTGACTAGCCTGCTGGTCGTGCACTGGGGTGGGCTGCTGCTTGACCTCTCAGCTggtttcctgctcttttttgatgCCTCAAGATCCATTGGCCTCTTCTTTGTGTCCTACTTCCACTGCATGAATTCCCAGCTTTTCAGCATTG GTATGTTCTCCTACGTCATGCTGGCCAGCAGCCCTCTCTTCTGCTCCCCTGAGTGGCCTCGGAAGCTGGTGTCCTACTGCCCCCAAAGGTTGCAAGAACTGCTGCCCCTCAAGGTAGCCCCTCAGCCCAGTGTTTCCTGTGTGTATAAGAGGAGCCGGGGCAAAAGTGGCCAGAAGCCAGGGCTGCGCCATCAGCTGGGAGCTGCCTTCACCCTGCTCTACCTCTTGGAGCAGCTATTCCTGCCCTATTCTCATTTTCTCACCCAG GGCTATAACAACTGGACAAATGGGCTGTATGGCTATTCCTGGGACATGATGGTACACTCCCGCTCCCACCAGCACGTGAAGATCACCTACCGTGATGGCCGCACTGGCGAACTGGGCTACCTTAACCCTGGG GTATTTACACAGAGTCGGCGATGGAAGGATCATGCAGACATGCTGAAGCAATATGCCACTTGCCTGAGCCGCCTGCTTCCCAAGTATAATGTCACTGAGCCCCAGATCTACTTTGATATTTGGGTCTCCATCAATGACCGCTTCCAGCAGAG GATTTTTGACCCTCGTGTGGACATCGTGCAGGCCGCTTGGTCCCCCTTTCAGCGCACATCCTGGGTGCAGCCACTCTTGATGGACCTGTCTCCCTGGAGGGCCAAGTTACAGGAAatcaagagcagcctggacaaccaCACTGAGGTGGTCTTCATTGCAGATTTCCCTG GACTGCACTTGGAGAATTTTGTGAGTGAAGACCTGGGCAACACTAGCATCCAGCTGCTGCAGGGGGAAGTGACTGTGGAGCTTGTGGCAGAACAGAAGAACCAGACTCTTCGAGAGGGAGAAAAAATGCAG TTGCCTGCTGGTGAGTACCATAAGGTGTATACAACATCACCTAGCCCTTCTTGCTACATGTACATCTATGTCAACACTACAGAGCTTGCACTGGAGCAAGACCTGGCATATCTTCAAGAATTAAAGGAAAAGGTGGAGAATGGAAGTG AAACAGGGCCTCTACCCCCAGAGCTGCAGCCTCTGTTGGAAGGGGAAGTAAAAGGGGGCCCTGAGCCAACACCTCTGGTTCAGACCTTTCTTAGACGCCAACAAAGGCTTCAGGAGATTGAACGCCGGCGAAATACTCCTTTCCATGAGCGATTCTTCCGCTTCTTGTTGCGAAAGCTCTATGTCTTTCGCCGCAG cTTCCTGATGACTTGTATCTCACTTCGAAATCTGATATTAGGCCGCCCTTCCCTGGAGCAGCTGGCCCAGGAGGTGACTTACGCAAACTTGAGACCCTTTGAGCCAGTTGGAGAACTGAGTCCCTCAAACATGGATTCTTCACATCCTAATCCTCCTGAGTCAAATCCTGATCCTGTCCACTCAGAGTTCTGA